Proteins encoded by one window of Mustela erminea isolate mMusErm1 chromosome 7, mMusErm1.Pri, whole genome shotgun sequence:
- the TMEM17 gene encoding transmembrane protein 17 isoform X1, with protein sequence MVGLTAGLWNLPFRTQLKRWAGRDSHPTSPFLAPAPPASAPQCGRACAWAPASRTARLLWKPQKEAASADLAVSCTEARAWSCRIRSASGWETSAGPCSVTPTGPGQSTARVRVSGRDNEMVSSLGLQMSLYFNTYFFPLWWISSIMMLQMKYSILPDYYKFIVVTVIILITLIEAIRLYLGYMGNLQEKVPELAGFWLLSLLLQLPLILFLLFNEGLTNLPLEKAIHIIFTLFLTFQVVSAFLTLRKMVNQLATRFHLQDFDRLSAYRGGMRRMRSCIEEI encoded by the exons TTCCGCACCCAGCTGAAGCGCTGGGCAGGACGCGACTCTCACCCCACCTCTCCATTCCTGGCGCCCGCGCCCCCCGCCTCTGCCCCGCAGTGCGGCCGCGCGTGCGCCTGGGCCCCAGCATCTCGCACCGCCCGGTTGCTGTGGAAACCGCAGAAGGAGGCTGCGTCCGCAGACCTAGCTGTAAGCTGTACCGAGGCCCGGGCATGGAGCTGCCGGATCCGGTCCGCCAGCGGCTGGGAAACTTCAGCCGGACCGTGTTCAGTGACTCCAACCGGACCGGGCCAGAGTACAGCGAGGGTCCGGGTGAGTGGGCGAG aTAATGAAATGGTGTCCAGTTTGGGATTGCAAATGTCACTTTATTTTAACACTTACTTTTTCCCACTTTGGTGGATAAGCAGCATTATGATGCTTCAGATGAAG tattcAATCTTGCCTGATTACTACAAATTCATCGTGGTCACTGTTATCATCCTAATAACCTTAATTGAAGCTATCAGGTTATATCTGGGCTACATGGGGAACCTACAGGAAAAG GTTCCTGAGTTGGCTGGCTTTTGGCTTTTGAGCCTTTTATTGCAGCTGCCTTTAATTCTCTTCTTGCTCTTTAACGAGGGCCTAACAAATCTGCCCTTGGAAAAAGCGATACACATCATCTTCACTTTGTTCCTTACTTTCCAAGTTGTTTCAGCCTTTCTTACCCTGAGGAAAATGGTAAATCAGTTGGCAACTCGTTTCCACCTCCAAGACTTTGACCGGCTCTCTGCATATAGAGGGGGCATGAGAAGAATGAGATCCTGTATAGAAGAGATTTGA
- the TMEM17 gene encoding transmembrane protein 17 isoform X2, which produces MESAVPHPAEALGRTRLSPHLSIPGARAPRLCPAVRPRVRLGPSISHRPVAVETAEGGCVRRPSCKLYRGPGMELPDPVRQRLGNFSRTVFSDSNRTGPEYSEGPDNEMVSSLGLQMSLYFNTYFFPLWWISSIMMLQMKYSILPDYYKFIVVTVIILITLIEAIRLYLGYMGNLQEKVPELAGFWLLSLLLQLPLILFLLFNEGLTNLPLEKAIHIIFTLFLTFQVVSAFLTLRKMVNQLATRFHLQDFDRLSAYRGGMRRMRSCIEEI; this is translated from the exons TTCCGCACCCAGCTGAAGCGCTGGGCAGGACGCGACTCTCACCCCACCTCTCCATTCCTGGCGCCCGCGCCCCCCGCCTCTGCCCCGCAGTGCGGCCGCGCGTGCGCCTGGGCCCCAGCATCTCGCACCGCCCGGTTGCTGTGGAAACCGCAGAAGGAGGCTGCGTCCGCAGACCTAGCTGTAAGCTGTACCGAGGCCCGGGCATGGAGCTGCCGGATCCGGTCCGCCAGCGGCTGGGAAACTTCAGCCGGACCGTGTTCAGTGACTCCAACCGGACCGGGCCAGAGTACAGCGAGGGTCCGG aTAATGAAATGGTGTCCAGTTTGGGATTGCAAATGTCACTTTATTTTAACACTTACTTTTTCCCACTTTGGTGGATAAGCAGCATTATGATGCTTCAGATGAAG tattcAATCTTGCCTGATTACTACAAATTCATCGTGGTCACTGTTATCATCCTAATAACCTTAATTGAAGCTATCAGGTTATATCTGGGCTACATGGGGAACCTACAGGAAAAG GTTCCTGAGTTGGCTGGCTTTTGGCTTTTGAGCCTTTTATTGCAGCTGCCTTTAATTCTCTTCTTGCTCTTTAACGAGGGCCTAACAAATCTGCCCTTGGAAAAAGCGATACACATCATCTTCACTTTGTTCCTTACTTTCCAAGTTGTTTCAGCCTTTCTTACCCTGAGGAAAATGGTAAATCAGTTGGCAACTCGTTTCCACCTCCAAGACTTTGACCGGCTCTCTGCATATAGAGGGGGCATGAGAAGAATGAGATCCTGTATAGAAGAGATTTGA